A genomic region of Daphnia carinata strain CSIRO-1 chromosome 5, CSIRO_AGI_Dcar_HiC_V3, whole genome shotgun sequence contains the following coding sequences:
- the LOC130697073 gene encoding alpha-(1,3)-fucosyltransferase C-like yields the protein MAASRKLRRHYCAHARIESPTTMPIDVYVLGNIFNWTMTYRLNSDVKLLYGRIEAGPTAPKTTEETFKMIERMRLPLAKNYVANKTRLVAWMSSHCDTHGLRETYVRQLQKFIPVDVYGGCGNFTCPRNDNHWLSYPECYTMLEEKYKFYLSFENSICTDYATEKFFEIIKRNIVPIVYGGANYSHIAPHHSVINALDFTPEKLAEFLKIVDANDTIYNEYFWWKGHYQVEAGIDQMTGHAFCDLCKKLHVEHDVTKYYPQVETEWHAEKHCKQVVSWETNQSSAILSTTQHSSTIGY from the exons ATGGCAGCCTCTCGAAAGCTACGACGCCATTATTGTGCACATGCACGAATT GAGTCGCCTACTACCATGCCTATCGACGTCTACGTCCTgggaaatattttcaattggaCTATGACTTACAGACTTAATTCAGACGTAAAATTGCTCTACGGACGCATTGAAGCTGGACCAACAGCTCCAAAGACAACtgaagaaacattcaagatGATTGAGCGAATGCGGCTACCTTTGGCCAAAAACTACGTCGCCAATAAAACCAGATTAGTGGCTTGGATGTCATCGCATTGTGATACACACGGTTTGAGAGAAACCTACGTCCGGCAACTGCAGAAATTTATTCCAGTTGACGTCTATGGCGGATGCGGCAATTTTACTTGCCCACGAAACGATAATCACTGGCTATCTTATCCGGAGTGCTACACCATGCTCGAAGAGAAATATAAATTCTATTTATCATTCGAAAATTCCATATGCACTGATTATGCCACGGAAAAGTTTTTCGAGATTATAAAACGTAACATTGTACCAATTGTATACGGAGGAGCTAATTATAGTCACATCGCACCTCATCATTCAGTCATCAACGCACTCGATTTCACACCGGAGAAACTGGCTGAATTCTTGAAAATAGTTGATGCTAATGACACCATTTATAACGAATACTTTTGGTGGAAAGGTCATTATCAAGTGGAAGCTGGCATCGATCAAATGACTGGCCATGCGTTCTGCGATTTGTGCAAAAAACTTCATGTGGAGCATGACGTAACGAAGTACTATCCACAAGTCGAAACAGAGTGGCACGCTGAAAAGCATTGCAAGCAAGTTGTTTCGTGGGAGACGAATCAATCATCAGCCATCTTGTCAACAACACAACATTCATCAACAATTGGATACtga